The Proteus sp. ZN5 genome includes the window GACTATGACCACGCTGTATAGCATCACTAGCCCCCACTTCCATTGTCGTTAAAGGACCACTTTGATTAGAATGAATTTCAGCATGTACTGCATGAGAGCCCATTAATATAAATAATGCACAGGTTAATTTATTACGTTTTTTCATAATAACTTCCTTATTATTCATTGGAGGGTGTGGCTACTTATTATAAATAGAAATAACAAGTAGCCACTTACAGAAACATTAATATTTTATCTATCTTTCCAGCTTCACTTACGAATATAAAGTTTGCTGTGTTGTTCGTAGGTAATATTAAATAAATCTCTCTTATTGTAAATAACACATTTTAATTAGAGAGATTTTAATTAACCCTATTTATGTTATGAGAATTAAATTAATTAAATGATTTACTTTGATTTTTTATTTAAACACATAAAAAACCAATAAATATTTCATGTTTATTTTTGTGAACAGTCTCGCAATTATTTATCTTTATTTGTTTTGAGACTAATTAATATTTATTAGGTGTTTTAGCTTTCTTATAAGTTATATATTAGAAATATAATCATTAATAAAATAAAAAAGCCTATCTCATTCATTATATTTTATTTATTTCCTCAGAAATTATTTTTATAAATATATCACGATCTTTATTCTGAATATTATTATTCCAAATAACACCTATTTCCCATTGTGTATACAAACCAGACAGTGGCAATAAAGTGACTTTTTGTTTATCACAAATAAGTTCTGCACTTTTAGGTACCAATGCCATTCCTAATCCTGCGGCAACTAATGCTAGCTGCGTTTGAATATCTTGCGATTGTTGTAATACACGAGATTTGATTTGATGATGTTTCAGAAAATCATGGATTTGTTGATACAGTTTTTTTCCTTTTTCAGGAGACAACTGAATAAGCCCAAGCGTATTAAAGTAGTGTAGTGGATCACCATCAGCCTCTAGCACCATAATAGTTTGCGTGGGAATGGCTAACATCAATCGCTCTTGCACTAACGAAATACTTTTTAGTGGCTCTGTAACCGGTAAACGTGAAAACGCCAGATCAAGCTCACCTAAAAGTAATTTATCTTCCATTGTGTTAGAAGGCATATCATCAATATGAACGGTAATATCAGGATGAACATGATTAAATTTTGCCAATAATGGGGTAATAAAATTTAATGAGGACAAACCAAATCCTGCATAGAGCTCCACTTTTTGGGGTTCACTTAATTGACGGGCTTGTTTTTCTAGGACACGAGTTTCTCTTAAAACTGTCTGAGACTGGTTGAGTAAGTACTGCCCTTCTAGAGTTAATTTTGCGCCGTGTCGCCCACGCTCAAAAAGAGTGACACCTAACTGAGATTCTAATGTTTTTATCTGTTTAGTGAGTGCGGGCTGGCTAATACAAAGCCTTGATGAAGCTTCACCAAAATGTTCTGTTTCAGCTAAAACAACAAAAGCATTCAATAAACGAGTATCCATGATTAATTATTAATCCTATCTTATTTTTCCTTTTATTATTCTAACATAGAATAAATAAATAAAATTAATAACTAATATCAATACATTGATAAGCAAAGAAAATAGATTAATTTGAGATTATTCTTTAGCCAACACAAAAACAGCTCACAAAATGAAAGCTGTTTTTTATTGAATTACGCTTTACCAAATCGAACTGAAATAGGATCTTGTTCATTTCCTAATTTTGTCGTTAATATCGAATAAAGCTCAGGTTTTCGCCCTGTTAGCCAACGTCTTCCTGTTGAATTTTCTAATAATGAGAGGTCAAGATCCGCAATCACCATATCATCATCAATCGCTTTACTCTCTTTTATTACTCGTCCATAAGGGTCAATGATCATTGCATTCCCTGTACGAATTTCTTCCTCATCACGACCTACACCATTACTAAATAGTACAAACATACCGTTATCATGCGCCCTTGCAGGTAGCCAACGCATTAACCAGCCTCTCCCATACTCACCTTGAAATGCCTCTTGTAATGATTGGGGATCTTGATGTCGATTTTCCCAAAGTGTCATAGGGATTGGCTTCATACTATGTGGACTACGTGAATTTGTCCCACCTGTTTGATGAGGGGCGAGTAAAATATCAGCACCTAATAATGCATTAGCGCGTGCATTTTCTACCA containing:
- a CDS encoding nitrilase family protein, which translates into the protein MNTSKTLRVATVQFQHKASDKVYNLAKIHQFIDSAASQQVNVLVLPEMCITGYWHVPQLPEHAVYALSERVSDSESLALIKQKAIAHQMAIGVGLIEQAEDNTLYNTWVVCMPDGTLHKHRKLHAFEHPIIKSGEQYTVFETPWGVKMGVLICWDNNLVENARANALLGADILLAPHQTGGTNSRSPHSMKPIPMTLWENRHQDPQSLQEAFQGEYGRGWLMRWLPARAHDNGMFVLFSNGVGRDEEEIRTGNAMIIDPYGRVIKESKAIDDDMVIADLDLSLLENSTGRRWLTGRKPELYSILTTKLGNEQDPISVRFGKA
- a CDS encoding LysR family transcriptional regulator, translated to MDTRLLNAFVVLAETEHFGEASSRLCISQPALTKQIKTLESQLGVTLFERGRHGAKLTLEGQYLLNQSQTVLRETRVLEKQARQLSEPQKVELYAGFGLSSLNFITPLLAKFNHVHPDITVHIDDMPSNTMEDKLLLGELDLAFSRLPVTEPLKSISLVQERLMLAIPTQTIMVLEADGDPLHYFNTLGLIQLSPEKGKKLYQQIHDFLKHHQIKSRVLQQSQDIQTQLALVAAGLGMALVPKSAELICDKQKVTLLPLSGLYTQWEIGVIWNNNIQNKDRDIFIKIISEEINKI